The Faecalibacter sp. LW9 genome has a segment encoding these proteins:
- a CDS encoding exonuclease domain-containing protein: MYAILDIEATGGKVGEESIIEIAIYKFDGEEIVDQFISLVNPEKKIDPFVQKLTNISEKMVRTAPKFHEVAKRIVEITEDCILVGHNVTFDYRMLNQEFNRLGYTYEREWIDTFEYAEQLIPGMPSYSLGKLCDSLGIVVTDRHRASGDARATIALFKMLMDKDNQKIITKKSGIKSPKKVNNKYEKLVENLPNKPGLFYFYNSRKEIVFIGKSINIAQSVNQIFTSKSIRHNRIKRYTKNIKFELTGSNLLASIKYINELIKIKPALNPSIYNKSVYQFGIYFKENKTTYSKFEIGKGRKTIPFLSFITKEEAEKKLEKIMTNFQLCQKINKGEKDHESCFGYTVNTCKGACIDKESKNEYNARIKSIVEKTNYPSDNFLIVSKGREGIEKSFIVIENGVFVGYGYYEFHHQINTMERIKSIMTPADDLPDIKAIIRNYLFKAKENQIIVIS; encoded by the coding sequence GTGTACGCAATTTTAGATATAGAAGCGACAGGAGGTAAGGTTGGTGAAGAATCAATCATAGAAATTGCGATTTATAAATTTGATGGTGAAGAAATTGTTGATCAATTTATTTCTTTAGTTAATCCTGAAAAAAAGATAGATCCGTTTGTACAGAAGTTAACAAACATTTCAGAAAAAATGGTTCGTACAGCCCCTAAATTTCATGAGGTTGCAAAACGAATTGTAGAAATTACCGAAGATTGCATATTAGTAGGACATAATGTAACTTTTGATTATCGTATGTTAAATCAAGAATTTAATCGCTTGGGATATACGTACGAGAGAGAATGGATTGATACGTTTGAATATGCCGAACAATTAATTCCTGGAATGCCATCGTATTCACTTGGGAAGTTATGTGATTCATTAGGAATTGTCGTTACGGATCGTCATCGTGCATCTGGTGATGCCAGAGCGACCATTGCATTGTTTAAAATGTTGATGGATAAAGATAATCAGAAAATTATCACGAAAAAATCGGGAATCAAATCACCGAAAAAAGTGAATAATAAGTATGAGAAATTAGTTGAGAATTTACCTAATAAACCTGGATTATTTTATTTTTATAATTCACGAAAGGAGATTGTTTTCATTGGTAAAAGCATCAATATTGCCCAATCCGTCAATCAAATTTTTACATCCAAATCAATTCGCCATAATCGGATTAAACGTTATACAAAAAATATAAAATTCGAGTTAACAGGAAGTAATTTATTGGCCTCGATTAAATACATCAACGAATTAATAAAAATAAAACCTGCTTTAAATCCCTCAATTTATAATAAATCCGTTTATCAATTTGGAATCTATTTCAAAGAAAATAAAACGACTTATTCTAAGTTTGAAATAGGTAAAGGTCGTAAAACGATCCCTTTTTTATCATTTATTACGAAAGAAGAAGCGGAAAAAAAGTTAGAGAAAATAATGACCAATTTTCAGCTTTGTCAAAAAATTAATAAAGGGGAAAAAGATCATGAATCATGTTTTGGATATACCGTAAATACGTGTAAAGGAGCGTGTATTGATAAAGAGTCAAAGAATGAATACAATGCAAGAATTAAAAGTATTGTTGAGAAGACCAATTATCCAAGTGATAATTTTTTGATTGTAAGTAAAGGAAGAGAAGGTATCGAAAAATCGTTTATAGTAATTGAAAATGGTGTTTTTGTGGGGTATGGATATTATGAATTCCATCATCAGATCAATACTATGGAGCGTATTAAGAGTATAATGACTCCTGCGGATGATTTACCCGATATTAAAGCAATTATTCGAAACTATTTATTTAAAGCGAAAGAAAATCAAATTATCGTAATCTCATAA
- a CDS encoding TlpA disulfide reductase family protein, which produces MKKYIFLPLSILGTSLFAQFTINGQIDNYNSKPVLVKIFDNGHAKIIQNAKTDPNGHFVAKVPVTYNGLIKLEMPAGGSINILSDNENIKFKTSYGQNIQQDVQVLEGKTQIEYNALQKLAPLKDLNTNLLPHLKKVYQPSDAFYKAIEAEQDRITKLTQNQTFNSSLVKYINDLESILSETKNNATITNETANKILAHIEKDDNRLEHSGMLQELVYAYINYQFTQNQGKTPETVVMSATEVLLEKGNIETERGQNVLSTLFSLIPESNFENFHSTYKSKVNALTCKVTDDLKSKVKSETLKIGNKAPDIKFESAVKGKKSLYDIKANQKLVVFWASWCPACNKEMPYIKEYYNEFKKNGGEIIAISLDYDQTMFNDATKELPWFNYTDLMRWDSPIAASYQVEATPTIFLLDKDNKIINKVSHINELIQTK; this is translated from the coding sequence ATGAAAAAATACATATTCCTACCTTTATCAATCCTTGGAACAAGTTTATTTGCTCAATTCACAATTAATGGTCAAATTGATAATTACAACTCTAAACCTGTATTGGTTAAAATATTTGACAATGGTCATGCTAAAATCATCCAAAATGCTAAAACAGATCCGAATGGACATTTTGTAGCAAAAGTACCTGTTACTTACAATGGACTAATTAAATTAGAAATGCCTGCAGGTGGTTCAATTAATATCCTTTCTGATAATGAAAACATTAAATTCAAAACGAGTTACGGTCAAAATATCCAACAAGATGTACAAGTTTTAGAAGGAAAAACACAAATCGAATATAATGCTTTGCAAAAATTAGCACCCTTAAAAGATTTAAATACCAACTTATTACCACATCTAAAAAAAGTATATCAACCTTCAGATGCATTTTATAAAGCCATAGAAGCGGAACAAGATCGTATCACAAAACTAACGCAGAATCAAACATTTAATTCTTCATTGGTAAAGTATATTAATGATTTAGAGTCTATTTTAAGCGAAACAAAAAATAATGCTACTATTACTAACGAAACGGCTAATAAAATTTTAGCTCATATTGAAAAAGATGACAATCGCTTAGAACATTCTGGAATGTTACAAGAATTAGTATATGCATATATTAATTATCAATTCACACAGAACCAAGGGAAGACTCCAGAAACTGTTGTTATGAGCGCTACTGAAGTTTTATTAGAAAAAGGAAATATTGAAACGGAAAGGGGACAAAATGTATTATCAACATTATTTTCTTTAATTCCAGAAAGTAATTTTGAAAATTTTCACTCGACATACAAATCAAAAGTAAATGCGCTAACATGTAAAGTCACTGATGATTTAAAATCTAAAGTAAAAAGTGAAACATTAAAAATTGGGAATAAAGCACCAGATATTAAATTTGAATCTGCCGTAAAAGGAAAGAAGAGCTTATACGATATCAAAGCGAATCAAAAATTAGTTGTTTTTTGGGCTTCATGGTGTCCGGCATGTAACAAAGAGATGCCATACATCAAAGAATACTATAATGAATTCAAGAAAAATGGAGGTGAAATTATTGCGATTTCTTTAGATTATGATCAAACCATGTTTAATGATGCAACAAAAGAATTGCCATGGTTTAATTACACCGATTTAATGCGTTGGGATTCACCAATCGCAGCATCATATCAAGTGGAAGCAACACCTACGATTTTCCTTTTAGATAAAGACAATAAAATTATCAACAAGGTTTCACATATAAATGAATTAATTCAAACAAAATAG
- a CDS encoding T9SS type A sorting domain-containing protein: protein MKKNLLTLSFLAAAAFAFAQDTYIGDKAVVKVQPNTLFYHGGNVKLASSFGTGASLTQVVKNEGNIKIQGKFENEISTNGAEFVNVWTDSNNFGQLIIKETSATVGNVAMERSLPNVEQIDEYIIALPFNSTVKDVYNSLTNYDFPGTITNTFSGNCAVNVRCDNRYTQSVFVWDNRETEFDAVVESDVINPANRYLLNTRANTTLKQKLAEIKTGLGTDPNVIKKIALSGTPANQVISLNLKSGLKNNSQSYESQTYSQWKNQLNNYSETYNSYIGNQIDANQVNGSLLFGKNLHRLANPYTSNLDLSNVSIADTWIKFNTNAGLVGPTQAYASALRFRVFKLANDFNIVWNPQTGNTSTQGSNTTFSAYLSRNTGSSATPYFWTGSPEALLIKPYETFYLDYYTVNRTGNGGSRIIDAEVNLGDKQKTFSQSFVDTNSNTGVFARGVRSASNNNVSTLLANESLQAKGLVTDFDFTQLEAYLSQNSILQGSAAYLLNANFMNTGADTSNRAAENPIFFYEETAEGDVLLNAETIANYFNSEDYIGKPLRLGFKNLNAGNEYQVNVNLYEYSILNKVNSLNLGRYYLLDKLTNTVSEVDASTQISFVADENINDRFEFYWNELPRTLSTEDLMKNTTYIFKDNNAQFVRFENNNTTANIEIFDVTGRSIQKNTNVPTASDFRLNLTNVPNVYVVVVTYKDGKVVTKKTINK, encoded by the coding sequence ATGAAAAAGAATTTACTGACTTTATCTTTTCTTGCAGCAGCTGCATTTGCATTTGCGCAGGATACATATATAGGCGATAAAGCTGTTGTAAAAGTACAGCCAAACACGTTATTTTACCACGGTGGTAATGTTAAATTAGCATCTTCTTTTGGTACAGGAGCTTCGTTAACACAGGTTGTAAAGAACGAAGGAAACATTAAAATCCAAGGAAAATTTGAGAATGAAATTAGTACAAATGGTGCAGAATTTGTAAACGTTTGGACTGATTCAAATAATTTTGGACAATTAATTATAAAAGAAACTTCAGCTACTGTAGGTAATGTAGCTATGGAGCGTAGCTTACCAAATGTAGAGCAAATTGATGAATATATTATTGCACTTCCTTTCAACTCAACAGTAAAAGACGTATATAATTCATTAACTAACTATGATTTCCCAGGGACAATAACTAACACTTTTAGTGGAAATTGTGCGGTAAATGTTCGTTGTGATAATCGCTATACTCAGTCCGTTTTTGTGTGGGATAATCGTGAAACTGAATTTGATGCAGTTGTTGAATCTGATGTTATTAATCCTGCAAATCGTTATTTGTTAAATACACGTGCAAACACAACACTTAAACAAAAGTTAGCAGAAATTAAAACTGGTTTAGGAACTGATCCTAATGTGATTAAAAAAATTGCATTAAGTGGAACACCTGCAAATCAAGTGATTTCTTTAAATCTAAAAAGTGGTTTAAAGAATAATAGTCAATCATATGAGAGTCAAACCTATTCTCAATGGAAAAATCAATTGAATAATTATTCTGAAACTTATAACAGTTATATTGGAAATCAAATTGATGCTAATCAAGTAAATGGAAGTTTATTATTTGGTAAAAACTTACATCGTTTAGCAAATCCATATACGTCTAATTTAGATTTAAGTAATGTTTCTATAGCAGATACTTGGATTAAATTTAATACTAATGCTGGATTAGTTGGTCCTACACAAGCTTATGCTAGTGCCTTACGTTTTAGAGTTTTTAAATTAGCAAATGACTTTAACATCGTTTGGAATCCTCAAACAGGTAATACAAGTACACAAGGTTCTAACACGACATTTAGTGCTTACTTATCACGTAATACAGGTTCATCTGCTACTCCATATTTCTGGACTGGTTCACCTGAAGCATTGCTAATTAAGCCTTATGAAACATTTTACTTAGATTATTATACTGTAAATAGAACAGGAAATGGTGGTTCTCGTATCATAGATGCAGAAGTTAACTTAGGCGATAAGCAAAAAACATTTAGTCAATCATTTGTAGATACAAATTCTAATACAGGTGTATTCGCTCGTGGAGTTAGATCAGCCTCTAATAATAATGTATCAACATTATTGGCAAATGAATCTTTACAAGCTAAAGGTTTAGTGACTGATTTTGATTTTACGCAATTAGAAGCATATTTAAGTCAAAATTCAATTTTACAAGGTAGTGCAGCGTATTTGTTGAATGCTAACTTTATGAATACTGGTGCTGACACTTCTAATAGAGCAGCAGAAAATCCAATTTTCTTCTATGAAGAAACTGCTGAGGGGGATGTATTATTGAACGCAGAAACGATTGCTAATTATTTTAATTCAGAAGACTACATTGGTAAACCATTACGTTTAGGATTTAAAAATTTAAATGCTGGTAATGAATATCAAGTTAATGTAAACCTTTATGAGTATTCTATTTTAAATAAAGTTAATTCTTTAAATTTAGGTCGTTATTATCTTTTAGATAAATTAACAAATACAGTTAGCGAAGTTGATGCATCAACTCAAATCTCTTTCGTTGCAGATGAAAATATTAATGATCGTTTTGAGTTTTATTGGAATGAATTGCCTAGAACTTTATCTACTGAAGATTTAATGAAAAACACAACTTACATCTTTAAAGATAACAATGCTCAGTTTGTACGATTTGAAAATAATAATACAACTGCAAACATTGAAATCTTTGATGTAACAGGACGTTCTATTCAAAAGAATACAAATGTTCCTACAGCTTCTGACTTCAGATTGAACTTAACTAATGTTCCTAACGTATACGTAGTTGTAGTTACATATAAAGATGGTAAAGTAGTAACGAAAAAAACGATTAATAAATAA
- the clpX gene encoding ATP-dependent Clp protease ATP-binding subunit ClpX: MEENKCSFCGKSRNDVNILVSGVEGNICDNCIEQAHGIVLEEKKFNTDNELVQPLALKSPKEIKEFLDDYVIGQDQAKKILSVAVYNHYKRILHESKSKSEVEIDKSNVILVGETGSGKTLLAKTIAKLLNVPFAIVDATVLTEAGYVGEDVESILTRLLQAADYNVELAEKGIVFIDEVDKIARKSDNPSITRDVSGEGVQQALLKILEGTVVNVPPKGGRKHPDQKFVEVNTKDILFIAGGAFSGIEKHIADRLNKHVIGFKNEETKVVENLLDEVNSMDLKNFGIIPELIGRLPIITFLKPLDKEAMKAILTEPKNALLKQYQKLFELDNKELIITEETIDKIVDRANELGLGARGLRSVTEELFTDLMYNISELPEKVEV, translated from the coding sequence TTGGAAGAAAATAAATGTTCATTCTGTGGAAAAAGCAGAAATGATGTAAATATTTTAGTATCTGGTGTAGAGGGAAACATTTGTGATAATTGTATTGAACAAGCACACGGTATCGTTCTTGAGGAGAAAAAATTTAACACTGATAATGAATTAGTTCAGCCTCTTGCTTTAAAATCACCGAAAGAAATTAAAGAGTTCTTAGATGATTACGTTATTGGACAAGATCAGGCAAAAAAAATTCTTTCTGTAGCTGTATATAACCATTATAAAAGAATTTTACACGAATCTAAATCAAAAAGTGAGGTAGAAATTGATAAGTCAAATGTTATCTTAGTTGGAGAAACAGGTAGCGGTAAAACGTTATTAGCAAAAACAATTGCTAAATTATTAAATGTTCCATTTGCTATTGTTGATGCTACTGTTTTAACTGAAGCAGGTTATGTCGGTGAAGATGTTGAAAGTATTTTAACACGATTATTACAAGCTGCAGATTATAATGTAGAACTTGCTGAGAAAGGGATTGTTTTTATCGACGAAGTAGATAAAATTGCACGCAAATCAGACAATCCATCAATTACGAGAGATGTATCAGGTGAAGGAGTACAGCAGGCGCTGTTAAAAATACTAGAAGGTACCGTAGTTAATGTTCCACCTAAAGGAGGACGTAAACATCCCGATCAAAAATTTGTAGAAGTTAATACTAAAGATATTTTATTTATTGCGGGTGGTGCTTTTTCTGGAATTGAAAAACACATTGCTGATCGTTTAAACAAACATGTGATTGGTTTTAAAAACGAAGAAACCAAAGTCGTAGAAAATTTATTAGATGAAGTCAATTCAATGGATTTAAAGAATTTTGGTATCATTCCAGAATTAATTGGGCGTTTACCAATTATTACATTCTTAAAACCATTGGATAAAGAAGCCATGAAAGCCATTTTGACTGAGCCTAAAAATGCTTTGTTAAAACAATATCAAAAATTATTTGAATTAGACAATAAAGAATTAATAATAACTGAAGAAACAATCGATAAAATTGTGGACCGCGCAAACGAATTAGGATTAGGAGCTCGCGGACTAAGATCGGTTACTGAAGAATTATTTACAGATTTAATGTATAACATTAGCGAGTTACCAGAAAAAGTTGAAGTTTAA
- the clpP gene encoding ATP-dependent Clp endopeptidase proteolytic subunit ClpP has protein sequence MKNAGEEFKKYALLDKGISSLHMESYIQATTPYIVEERKLNVAQMDVFSRLMMDRIIFLGTAIDDQIANIIQAQLLFLESVDSTKDIQIYVNSPGGGVYAGLGIYDTMQLIKPDVATICTGMAASMGAVLLSAGAAGKRSALKHSRVMIHQPLGGAQGQATDMEITLKEILKLKKELYDILSHHSGQTFEQIEKDGERDYWMTSQEAKEYGMIDEVLLPRG, from the coding sequence ATGAAAAACGCTGGAGAAGAATTTAAAAAATATGCGTTATTAGATAAAGGAATTAGTAGCTTACATATGGAAAGCTACATCCAAGCTACAACGCCTTACATCGTTGAGGAGAGAAAATTAAACGTTGCACAAATGGACGTTTTCTCACGTTTAATGATGGATAGAATTATCTTTTTAGGAACTGCTATTGATGATCAAATTGCGAACATCATTCAAGCACAATTGTTATTCTTAGAAAGTGTTGATTCTACAAAAGATATCCAAATTTATGTTAACTCTCCAGGAGGAGGTGTATACGCAGGTTTAGGTATCTATGATACTATGCAATTAATCAAACCAGATGTTGCTACAATTTGTACAGGAATGGCTGCTTCAATGGGAGCTGTTTTATTAAGTGCAGGTGCAGCTGGTAAACGTTCCGCTTTAAAACATTCTCGCGTGATGATTCACCAACCATTAGGTGGTGCACAAGGACAAGCGACTGATATGGAAATTACTTTAAAAGAAATTTTAAAGTTAAAGAAAGAGTTATACGATATTCTATCTCATCATTCGGGACAAACGTTTGAGCAAATTGAAAAAGATGGAGAACGTGATTATTGGATGACATCACAAGAAGCAAAAGAATATGGAATGATTGACGAAGTTTTATTACCTCGTGGATAA
- the tig gene encoding trigger factor, protein MNITRNTTDNLTSVITITVNKNDYQEKVDNVLNQYRKTANIKGFRKGQVPMSFVKKQYGQAVVFDTVNELLQKSVTEYINEEKLSILGNPIPVIKDAIDWDAEELTFDFEIGLAPEFDVDLSKIEVESYKVKVEDEEVQKYVDNFSQRFGSLKSLEAAEEGAILKVDQAVNGEEAEASFIRIEDLKDASAFIGKKVGDVIEVNSKDIYDTAEEATQNLGTEVSEEGVNVTITIKEINTVAKAEINQELFDKVYGEGAVDSEEAFRNKIKEESENMYNKEADKQIINNVVTGLLENTSFELPKEFLTKWLTFSNEQITTEEQAAEELAKMEKSLRYQLIEAKIAEVNNVEVNAEEVKAAAEVAIKEQLKMYGQTSIPEESMNQIIAGALSNQEEYNRLSYQVFTDKMLAIFKENVKLNEKEVTFDEFVEIITEKNKELAEA, encoded by the coding sequence ATGAATATTACTAGAAATACAACAGACAACTTAACTTCAGTAATTACAATTACTGTTAACAAAAACGATTATCAAGAAAAAGTAGATAACGTATTAAACCAATACAGAAAAACTGCTAACATCAAAGGTTTCCGTAAAGGACAAGTACCTATGAGTTTTGTAAAAAAACAATATGGACAAGCAGTTGTATTTGATACCGTAAACGAATTATTACAAAAATCAGTTACTGAATACATCAACGAAGAAAAATTATCAATCTTAGGAAACCCAATTCCTGTTATCAAAGATGCGATTGATTGGGATGCTGAAGAATTAACTTTTGATTTCGAAATTGGTTTAGCTCCAGAATTTGATGTTGATTTATCTAAAATTGAAGTTGAGTCATACAAAGTAAAAGTTGAAGACGAAGAAGTTCAAAAATATGTTGATAACTTCTCTCAACGTTTTGGTTCTTTAAAATCTTTAGAGGCTGCTGAAGAAGGTGCAATCTTAAAAGTAGACCAAGCAGTAAACGGAGAAGAAGCGGAAGCATCTTTCATTCGTATTGAAGATTTAAAAGACGCTTCTGCTTTTATCGGTAAAAAAGTAGGTGATGTAATTGAAGTAAACTCAAAAGATATTTACGATACAGCTGAAGAAGCTACTCAAAATTTAGGAACTGAAGTTTCTGAGGAAGGAGTAAATGTTACAATTACAATCAAAGAAATTAATACAGTTGCTAAAGCTGAAATTAACCAAGAATTATTTGATAAAGTATACGGTGAAGGAGCAGTTGATTCTGAAGAAGCTTTCCGTAACAAAATCAAAGAAGAATCTGAAAATATGTACAACAAAGAAGCTGATAAACAAATTATCAATAACGTTGTAACAGGTTTATTAGAAAACACTTCATTTGAGTTACCTAAAGAGTTCTTAACAAAATGGTTAACTTTCTCTAACGAGCAAATCACAACGGAAGAGCAAGCGGCTGAAGAATTAGCGAAAATGGAAAAATCTTTACGTTACCAATTAATTGAAGCTAAAATTGCTGAAGTTAATAACGTAGAGGTAAATGCAGAAGAAGTTAAAGCTGCTGCAGAAGTTGCGATCAAAGAACAATTAAAAATGTACGGACAAACTTCTATTCCAGAAGAAAGCATGAACCAAATCATTGCTGGTGCATTATCTAACCAAGAAGAATACAACCGTTTATCTTACCAAGTATTCACAGATAAAATGTTAGCTATCTTCAAAGAAAACGTTAAATTAAACGAGAAAGAAGTGACATTTGACGAATTCGTAGAAATCATTACTGAAAAGAACAAAGAATTAGCAGAAGCTTAA
- the accC gene encoding acetyl-CoA carboxylase biotin carboxylase subunit — MFKKILIANRGEIAMRVIRTAKEMGIKTVAVYSKADETSLHVRFADEAVCIGPAQSKDSYLKMANIIAAAEITDADAIHPGYGFLSENATFSKICQSNGIKFIGAAPEHIDRMGDKSNAKATMKEAGVPVVPGSEGLLDSYEQALEIAKEIKFPVMLKATAGGGGKGMRAVWKEEDLLHAWESARQEAAAAFGNDGMYMEKLIEEPRHVEIQVAGDKFGKACHLSERDCSIQRRNQKLVEETPSPIMTDELREKMGQAAVKAAEYIGYEGVGTIEFLVDKHGDFYFMEMNTRIQVEHPITEQVTGFDLVREQIMLADGEPISGKNYHPQMHSIECRINAEDPYNDFRPSPGKITSINIPGGNGVRVDTHVYAGYTIPPHYDSMIAKLITTAQTREEAIQKMKRALGEFYIEGIKTTIPFHLQLMDDPDFIAGNYTTKFMEDFKLDPSYADMD; from the coding sequence ATGTTCAAAAAGATATTAATAGCAAATAGAGGAGAAATTGCTATGCGAGTTATTCGTACAGCAAAAGAAATGGGTATTAAAACAGTTGCAGTATACTCTAAGGCAGATGAAACATCGTTACACGTACGTTTCGCTGATGAGGCTGTATGTATTGGACCAGCGCAAAGTAAAGATTCTTACTTAAAAATGGCTAATATCATCGCTGCTGCTGAAATCACAGATGCAGATGCTATTCACCCGGGTTACGGTTTCTTATCAGAAAACGCAACTTTCTCTAAAATCTGTCAATCTAACGGAATCAAATTTATTGGAGCTGCACCAGAACATATCGACCGAATGGGAGATAAATCAAATGCAAAAGCGACAATGAAAGAAGCTGGAGTTCCTGTTGTACCAGGATCAGAAGGTTTATTAGATAGCTACGAACAAGCCTTAGAAATTGCAAAGGAAATTAAATTTCCTGTTATGTTAAAAGCTACTGCCGGTGGTGGTGGTAAAGGTATGCGTGCTGTTTGGAAAGAAGAAGATTTATTACACGCTTGGGAGTCCGCTCGTCAAGAAGCTGCCGCAGCCTTCGGAAACGACGGTATGTACATGGAAAAATTAATCGAGGAACCTCGCCATGTCGAAATCCAAGTTGCTGGAGATAAATTCGGAAAAGCTTGCCATTTATCAGAACGTGATTGTTCGATCCAACGTCGTAATCAAAAATTAGTAGAAGAAACTCCATCTCCTATTATGACAGATGAATTACGCGAAAAAATGGGTCAAGCTGCTGTTAAAGCTGCTGAATACATCGGATACGAAGGAGTTGGTACAATTGAGTTCTTAGTAGACAAGCATGGTGATTTCTATTTCATGGAGATGAATACTCGTATCCAAGTAGAACACCCAATCACTGAGCAAGTAACAGGTTTCGATTTAGTTCGTGAACAAATCATGTTAGCGGACGGCGAACCTATTTCAGGTAAAAACTACCACCCTCAGATGCACTCTATCGAGTGTCGTATTAATGCAGAGGATCCTTACAATGACTTCCGTCCTTCTCCAGGTAAAATCACTTCGATTAATATCCCTGGTGGAAATGGAGTTCGTGTAGATACACATGTATACGCAGGTTACACAATTCCTCCTCACTACGATTCTATGATTGCAAAATTAATCACGACTGCACAAACTCGTGAAGAAGCAATTCAGAAAATGAAGCGTGCATTAGGAGAATTCTATATCGAAGGAATCAAAACAACAATCCCATTCCACTTACAATTGATGGATGATCCAGATTTTATTGCTGGAAATTACACAACAAAGTTTATGGAAGATTTCAAATTAGATCCTTCATATGCCGATATGGATTAA
- the accB gene encoding acetyl-CoA carboxylase biotin carboxyl carrier protein, which yields MDIKDIQNLIRFVSKAEVAEVSIKQEDIEIKIKTLHSVSNQPAAQTYYVPQTAQVPVAPTAAPSTPVAPEAAAPSADENSNYITVKSPMIGTFYRASGPGKDAFVSVGDTIAPGKVLCIVEAMKLFNEIESEVSGKIVKILVDDATPVEYDQPLFLVDPS from the coding sequence ATGGATATTAAAGACATTCAAAATTTAATCAGATTTGTCTCTAAAGCAGAAGTTGCCGAGGTTAGTATTAAACAAGAAGACATTGAAATCAAAATCAAAACGTTACACAGTGTTTCTAACCAGCCTGCTGCACAAACTTACTACGTGCCACAAACTGCACAAGTACCTGTAGCACCTACTGCTGCTCCTTCTACTCCAGTTGCTCCTGAAGCCGCTGCTCCTTCAGCAGACGAGAACAGCAATTACATTACTGTAAAATCTCCAATGATTGGTACATTCTACCGCGCATCTGGACCAGGAAAAGATGCTTTCGTTAGTGTTGGTGATACTATCGCTCCAGGTAAAGTATTATGTATCGTAGAGGCCATGAAATTATTTAACGAAATTGAATCTGAAGTTTCTGGTAAAATTGTTAAAATCTTAGTTGACGATGCTACGCCAGTAGAATACGATCAACCATTATTCTTAGTAGACCCATCTTAA
- the rpmF gene encoding 50S ribosomal protein L32, producing the protein MAHPKRRQSSTRRDKRRTHYKIEAPQLAIDKTTGEAHLYHRAHWSDGKLYYKGKVVLEKVQEVTE; encoded by the coding sequence ATGGCACATCCTAAGAGAAGACAGTCGTCAACAAGAAGAGATAAACGTAGAACACACTACAAAATCGAAGCTCCACAATTAGCTATCGATAAAACTACAGGTGAAGCTCACTTATACCACAGAGCTCACTGGTCTGACGGAAAATTATACTACAAAGGAAAAGTAGTATTAGAAAAAGTACAAGAAGTTACTGAATAA
- a CDS encoding DUF177 domain-containing protein, whose translation MDKLKNYTIVFSGLPYGVTDFDYEISQSFFDLFGIEADFENANIKIDVEFEKKSSILELFFRINGTIEVPCDVTGEKFDQKISNEAKLIVKFGDEYDDTDVEIWIIPRDEYELNIAQIIYELIMTALPVKRIHPDVISGNVDPKYLELLDEYSIYNLDEINTEDDNNDENDDDDDSDIDPRWAKLKDLKP comes from the coding sequence ATGGATAAATTAAAAAATTACACAATCGTATTTTCTGGATTACCTTATGGTGTTACAGATTTTGATTACGAAATATCACAGTCGTTCTTTGATTTATTCGGGATTGAGGCTGATTTTGAGAATGCTAACATCAAAATTGATGTAGAATTCGAGAAAAAATCAAGCATTTTAGAATTATTTTTCCGCATCAATGGTACGATAGAAGTACCTTGTGATGTCACTGGAGAAAAATTTGATCAAAAAATTTCGAATGAAGCAAAATTAATTGTTAAATTTGGCGACGAATACGATGATACAGATGTTGAAATCTGGATTATCCCTCGTGATGAATACGAATTAAACATTGCGCAAATCATTTACGAATTGATTATGACTGCGTTACCTGTGAAACGAATTCATCCCGATGTCATCAGCGGAAATGTTGATCCAAAATATCTTGAATTATTAGATGAATATAGCATCTATAATTTAGATGAAATCAACACAGAAGATGATAACAATGACGAAAACGATGATGACGATGATTCAGATATCGATCCTCGTTGGGCAAAATTAAAAGATTTAAAACCATAG